A single genomic interval of Lathyrus oleraceus cultivar Zhongwan6 chromosome 7, CAAS_Psat_ZW6_1.0, whole genome shotgun sequence harbors:
- the LOC127101001 gene encoding bidirectional sugar transporter SWEET10 has product MAMHRETLAFVFGLLGNIISFAVFLSPVPTFYIIFKKKSAEGFQSLPYVVALFSAMLWIYYAFVKREAALLLITINTFGIIVESAYLIIFLIYASKKSRLSTIKLLLLLNVFGFGAMLLSTLYLAKGAKRLSIIGWICLVFNISVFAAPLFVISKVIRTRSVEYMPFFLSFFLTINAVMWFFYGLLLKDYYVALPNTLGFVFGIIQMVIYLIYRNATPVLQAPLKGQELSGGHIIDVVKTGSEHNPAGGGGAVSKF; this is encoded by the exons ATGGCCATGCATCGTGAAACTTTGGCTTTTGTCTTTGGCCTTCTAG GCAACATCATTTCCTTTGCAGTGTTTCTTTCACCTGT GCCAACTTTTTACATAATCTTCAAGAAAAAATCTGCTGAAGGATTTCAGTCACTTCCTTATGTTGTTGCACTTTTCAGTGCAATGCTTTGGATTTACTATGCATTTGTGAAAAGAGAAGCTGCTCTTCTTCTCATCACCATTAACACTTTTGGAATTATTGTTGAATCAGCTTATCTCATAATCTTCCTGATTTATGCCTCAAAGAAATCTAGG CTTTCTACCATAAAACTACTTCTCTTGCTGAATGTGTTCGGATTCGGAGCCATGCTTCTATCAACTCTTTACCTCGCCAAGGGAGCGAAACGTCTTTCTATTATCGGATGGATTTGTCTTGTTTTCAACATAAGTGTTTTCGCTGCACCTCTCTTCGTCATC AGCAAAGTTATAAGAACGAGGAGTGTCGAATACATGCCATttttcttgtccttcttcttaACCATCAATGCTGTTATGTGGTTCTTCTATGGCCTTCTCCTCAAGGATTACTATGTTGCT CTACCAAATACACTTGGGTTTGTGTTTGGCATAATTCAGATGGTGATATATTTGATATATAGAAATGCAACACCAGTGCTTCAGGCACCATTGAAGGGTCAAGAACTGAGTGGTGGCCATATCATTGATGTTGTGAAGACTGGATCTGAACACAATCCTGCAGGTGGAGGAGGTGCGGTTAGCAAATTCTGA